Proteins from a genomic interval of Trifolium pratense cultivar HEN17-A07 linkage group LG6, ARS_RC_1.1, whole genome shotgun sequence:
- the LOC123890453 gene encoding uncharacterized protein LOC123890453: protein MPFTMKIQPIDSQVPAERIKPVVKSRLKRLFERQFSGVLKNPPVEKIGGGDEVHPHNFVDFEPSSVCLAKMVRSFMEENHEKHSVSCARNCFNGNFDDSSDSELHPLGGGGGGGSSGEAYEILKGLVACPNVYERNLLADTTKIIEKNKTMCKRKDDNCRKIVTNELLILGYDASICKSRWEKSTFSIAGEYEYIDVMVGKERVIIDIDFRSEFEVARSTKTYKAILQTLPYVFVGKSDRLQSIVAIASEAAKQSLKKKGLHVPPWRKLEYVRSKWFSSYTRITPPMFCPWSREISEETERKQRFLMGGGESELSCDESESKVLVEWKPPELKPKNSVQTGVKVVTGLAAVFRENP from the exons ATGCCTTTCACGATGAAGATTCAGCCGATTGATTCTCAGGTTCCGGCTGAGAGGATTAAGCCGGTGGTTAAGTCACGGCTTAAGCGTCTTTTCGAGCGACAATTCTCCGGTGTTCTGAAGAATCCACCGGTGGAGAAGATCGGCGGTGGCGATGAGGTGCATCCACATAATTTCGTCGATTTTGAACCGAGCTCGGTGTGTTTGGCGAAAATGGTGCGGAGTTTCATGGAAGAGAATCATGAGAAGCATTCTGTTTCATGTGCTCGTAACTGCTTCAACGGTAACTTTGATGATAGTTCCGATTCTGAACTTCACCCgcttggtggtggtggtggtggtggttcttCCGGTGAAGCATACGAAATCCTCAAG GGTTTGGTAGCGTGTCCAAATGTTTATGAAAGAAATTTGTTAGCAGATACAACTAAGATAATTGAGAAGAACAAAACTATGTGCAAACGTAAAGACGATAATTGCAGAAAAATTGTTACTAATGAATTGTTAATTCTTGGATATGATGCTTCAATTTGTAAATCTCGCTGGGAAAAATCCACTTTCTCCATCGCTG GGGAATATGAATACATTGATGTGATGGTGGGAAAAGAGAGGGTGATAATTGACATTGATTTCAGATCAGAATTTGAGGTTGCTCGATCTACAAAGACTTACAAAGCGATTCTCCAAACACTTCCTTATGTATTTGTAGGGAAGAGTGATAGGTTACAGAGTATTGTGGCTATAGCATCTGAAGCAGCGAAACAGAGTTTGAAGAAAAAGGGTTTGCATGTTCCACCTTGGAGAAAACTAGAATATGTTAGATCAAAATGGTTTTCTAGTTATACAAGAATTACACCACCTATGTTTTGTCCTTGGTCAAGGGAAATCAGTGAGGAAACTGAGAGAAAACAGAGGTTTTTGATGGGTGGTGGTGAGTCTGAACTGAGTTGTGATGAATCAGAGTCAAAAGTGTTGGTTGAATGGAAGCCACCAGAATTGAAACCCAAAAATTCTGTTCAGACTGGGGTTAAAGTTGTGACTGGTTTGGCAGCTGTATTTCGTGAAAACCcatga
- the LOC123892686 gene encoding uncharacterized protein LOC123892686: protein MAVTGTGTATFSSSSLSTVYALQNRHASQHTTFLDVPICHRMFLTKTKPQHRFVVVAVTKGSAESSKSDEKIPSWAKPDSDEPPPWAKNEAQNKTGSSGFEIPFYAYLLASAITAIAAIGSIFEYVNQKPVFGVLGSDSIFYAPLLGFFALTGVPTSAFLWFKSVQTANKEAEEQDKRDGYL from the exons ATGGCAGTAACAGGAACTGGAACTGCTACCTTCTCTTCTTCATCACTATCAACAGTATATGCATTACAAAACCGACATGCATCACAACACACAACCTTTCTAGATGTTCCAATATGTCACAGAATGTTCCTAACTAAGACAAAACCACAGCATAGGTTTGTAGTGGTAGCAGTAACCAAAGGCTCAGCAGAATCAAGTAAATCCGATGAAAAAATTCCTTCATGGGCTAAGCCTGATTCCGATGAACCTCCTCCATGGGCCAAAAACGAAGCCCAAAACAAAACCGGTTCTTCTGGATTTGAGATTCCATTTTATGCTTATTTACTTGCTTCTGCTATCACTGCAATTGCCGct ATAGGTTCTATTTTTGAGTATGTGAATCAAAAGCCAGTGTTTGGTGTTTTGGGATCTGATAGCATATTCTATGCTCCTTTGCTTGGTTTTTTCGCCCTCACTGGTGTTCCTACTTCG GCCTTCCTGTGGTTCAAGTCCGTTCAAACTGCCAACAAGGAAGCCGAAGAACAAGACAAGAGGGATGGCTATttatga
- the LOC123892565 gene encoding beta-carotene isomerase D27, chloroplastic-like: protein MEPNVFMQQNRISTLTSTHYNLIKHKPQQHPPYIVSVLKKPSNHDITKETTKNSTTNVYKDSWFDLIAINHLSKTVQAATGLSNNKSGYESLVEATFMVKQKFNPIQQQEVITQILDSLFPQLVFTVIKNQPLPNKLTRELYAIITTMLFTWLVGPSEVRESEINGRREKNAVYVKKCRFLEETNCVGMCINMCKIPSQTFIKNTLGMPVNMVPNFEDMSCEMIFGQDPPASTDDPSLNQPCYKKCKSYKSHGTNCPS from the exons ATGGAACCAAATGTTTTTATGCAGCAGAACAGAATTTCAACACTAACTTCAACTCACTACAACCTCATCAAACATAAACCTCAACAACATCCACCTTATATAGTTTCTGTCCTCAAAAAGCCTTCAAATCATGACAttacaaaagaaacaacaaaaaatagtaCTACTAATGTATATAAAGATAGTTGGTTTGATCTCATAGCAATAAACCATTTATCAAAAACAGTTCAAGCTGCCACAG gacTAAGTAATAATAAGAGTGGTTATGAGAGCCTTGTTGAGGCAACTTTTATGGTAAAACAGAAATTTAATCCTATTCAACAGCAAGAGGTCATTACCCAAATTCTTGATAGTCTTTTCCCACAGTTAGTATTTACAGTG ATAAAGAATCAGCCCCTACCAAATAAACTCACAAGGGAACTTTATGCAATTATCACCACTATGTTATTTACTTGGTTAGTTGGGCCCTCTGAG GTGAGAGAATCAGAGATCAATGGGAGAAGAGAAAAGAATGCAGTATATGTCAAAAAATGCAG GTTCTTAGAGGAGACAAATTGTGTAGGGATGTGTATTAATATGTGCAAAATTCCATCTCAAACGTTTATAAAGAACACTCTAGGTATGCCGGTCAACATGGTACCAA ATTTTGAAGACATGAGTTGTGAGATGATATTTGGGCAGGATCCTCCGGCATCAACTGATGATCCATCACTGAACCAACCATGCTATAAAAAAT GCAAATCATATAAAAGTCATGGAACAAACTGCCCCAGTTAA